Proteins encoded in a region of the Photobacterium angustum genome:
- the nudF gene encoding ADP-ribose diphosphatase yields MSQNKTSPLQFGVDDVKVEAKDIVYNGFFKMVKYRFRHKLFAGGWSDTVNREMFERGHAAALLPYDPVTDEVVLIEQFRVGAMVAGCEPWQLEIVAGMIDHQDESAEDVVKREAVEEAGLTVTELQKVTRYLSSSGGCSEMLDIFVGTVDSTIASGIHGLAEESEDIRVHVVPRTQAYQWVESGKIENAASIIALQWLQLHYLQLRQ; encoded by the coding sequence ATGAGCCAAAATAAGACAAGTCCACTGCAGTTTGGTGTGGATGATGTAAAAGTTGAGGCGAAAGATATTGTCTACAATGGCTTTTTTAAAATGGTGAAATACCGTTTTCGTCATAAACTATTTGCTGGTGGATGGAGCGATACGGTCAACCGAGAAATGTTTGAACGTGGGCATGCCGCTGCTTTATTACCTTATGATCCTGTCACTGATGAAGTGGTTTTAATTGAACAATTTCGTGTCGGTGCGATGGTGGCTGGATGTGAGCCTTGGCAATTAGAAATTGTCGCGGGCATGATTGATCACCAAGATGAATCTGCAGAAGATGTCGTTAAACGAGAAGCGGTTGAAGAGGCGGGGTTAACCGTCACTGAACTTCAAAAGGTGACGCGTTATTTATCAAGCTCTGGTGGTTGTTCTGAAATGCTGGATATATTCGTTGGCACTGTTGATAGCACAATAGCGAGTGGTATTCATGGTTTAGCTGAAGAAAGTGAAGATATTCGTGTTCACGTTGTGCCGAGAACACAAGCCTATCAGTGGGTAGAATCTGGTAAAATTGAAAATGCAGCCTCGATTATTGCCTTACAATGGTTACAGCTTCATTATTTACAGCTACGACAATAG
- a CDS encoding DUF1249 family protein, producing MNSRYSVDLSSLMRLYETNYAKLLPLLPRSDEVGDERFYRVCDDIYRLKIIESTRYTTMISLGLKSDQDVVDYLSPVLTVRLYHDARVAEVCSAQQISRLKPIYDYPNLRMHQKDEKHQVNRFLGDWLNHCLRRGISNQSVC from the coding sequence TTGAACTCTCGATATTCAGTCGATTTATCAAGCCTTATGCGCTTGTACGAAACCAATTATGCTAAGTTGCTCCCGTTATTACCTCGTAGTGACGAAGTAGGTGATGAAAGGTTTTATCGAGTGTGTGATGATATATATCGCTTAAAAATCATAGAATCCACACGCTATACTACGATGATTTCTCTAGGATTAAAGAGTGATCAAGATGTTGTCGATTATTTATCGCCAGTGTTAACAGTAAGGCTTTATCATGATGCTAGAGTCGCAGAAGTGTGTTCCGCTCAACAGATTTCTCGTTTAAAGCCAATATATGATTATCCTAACTTGCGTATGCATCAGAAAGATGAGAAACATCAAGTAAATCGTTTTTTAGGCGATTGGTTAAACCATTGTTTACGCCGTGGGATCAGTAACCAATCTGTTTGTTAA
- the cpdA gene encoding 3',5'-cyclic-AMP phosphodiesterase produces MQTYSLPQTNPDSVVLLQITDTHLFANESGALLGVATQQSFHAVLNAVDASSRKFDAIVATGDISQDHTPDSYQRFAEGISRWEQPCFWLPGNHDYQPTMASILPSEQIKDCEQILVGEHWQVVLLDSQVAGVPHGELSHHQLALLDHALSLHPERHALVLLHHHPLPAGSAWLDQHQLHNSDALWQVIDKHPQVKAILCGHIHQELDRIHRDVRVLATPSTCIQFLPDSDDFALDQVTPGWRYLELTATGDIITHVERLEGDVFQPTFDSAGY; encoded by the coding sequence TTGCAGACCTATTCGCTGCCACAGACGAACCCTGATAGTGTGGTTCTTCTTCAAATTACAGACACTCATTTGTTTGCCAATGAATCAGGCGCTCTGCTTGGTGTGGCAACTCAACAGAGCTTTCATGCCGTACTTAATGCGGTAGATGCTTCTTCGCGTAAATTTGATGCAATTGTTGCAACAGGAGATATTTCCCAAGATCACACTCCCGATTCTTATCAACGTTTTGCTGAAGGCATTTCTCGTTGGGAACAACCGTGTTTTTGGTTACCGGGCAATCATGATTACCAACCAACAATGGCATCAATATTACCTTCTGAACAAATTAAAGATTGTGAGCAAATCTTAGTCGGTGAACATTGGCAAGTTGTACTACTTGATAGCCAAGTTGCTGGTGTTCCACATGGTGAATTATCACATCATCAATTAGCATTACTTGATCACGCTTTATCGCTACACCCTGAACGACATGCATTGGTATTACTCCATCACCATCCGTTACCCGCTGGGAGCGCATGGCTTGATCAACATCAGTTACACAATAGTGATGCACTGTGGCAGGTCATTGATAAACATCCTCAAGTGAAAGCTATTTTATGCGGCCACATTCATCAAGAGTTGGATCGTATTCATCGTGATGTCAGAGTGCTAGCTACACCTTCGACGTGTATTCAATTTCTTCCCGATTCTGATGATTTTGCATTAGATCAAGTAACCCCTGGTTGGCGTTATTTAGAATTAACCGCGACAGGGGATATTATTACTCATGTTGAACGCCTTGAAGGTGATGTATTTCAACCAACTTTTGATTCAGCAGGGTATTAA
- the yqiA gene encoding esterase YqiA, with amino-acid sequence MAPLLIYLHGFNSSPQSLKAQQMAQYCADHRPDIKVVMPQLPSYPEEAQVYLEQLILRFKDEYKIGLVGSSLGGYLCTWLSERFALPAVLINPAVKPYELLVDYLGPQQNPYSGENYVLVPQHMAQLQQLDVATIHAPQRFWVLLQEGDEVLDYRQSMLKYAESKLTVEPNGDHSFVNFERFPASIIQFLEL; translated from the coding sequence ATGGCACCGCTACTTATTTATTTACACGGCTTTAATAGCTCGCCACAATCACTAAAAGCGCAACAGATGGCGCAGTATTGTGCAGACCATCGACCTGATATTAAGGTTGTGATGCCGCAATTACCTAGCTATCCTGAAGAGGCGCAGGTTTATCTTGAACAGTTGATCCTTCGCTTTAAAGACGAGTACAAGATAGGTTTAGTAGGGAGTTCATTAGGTGGGTATTTATGTACTTGGTTAAGTGAACGGTTTGCTTTACCTGCGGTATTAATTAACCCAGCAGTAAAACCTTATGAGTTGTTAGTTGATTATTTAGGACCACAGCAGAATCCATATAGTGGTGAAAATTATGTACTTGTTCCCCAGCATATGGCGCAATTACAACAACTAGATGTGGCGACAATACATGCTCCACAACGCTTTTGGGTGCTATTGCAAGAAGGTGATGAAGTATTAGATTATCGCCAATCCATGTTGAAATATGCTGAATCAAAATTGACCGTTGAACCTAATGGGGATCATAGTTTTGTCAATTTTGAACGATTTCCTGCGTCAATTATCCAATTCTTAGAATTATAA
- the parE gene encoding DNA topoisomerase IV subunit B — protein MTDQSYNAGAIEVLNGLEPVRRRPGMYTDTARPNHLGQEVIDNSVDEALAGHARKVEVILHADQSLEVVDDGRGMPVDIHPEEGVSGVELILCKLHAGGKFSGKNYQFSGGLHGVGISVVNALSKRVEVTVKRDGQVYQIAFENGDKVSELEVIGTCGRRAKGTRVHFWPDPKYFDSAKFSVSRLKSNLKAKAVLCPGLEIVFTNKITDETIRWCYEDGLKDYLAEGVKGYTLLPEEPFTGVFSSQTEAADWALLWLPEGGELITESYVNLIPTAQGGTHVNGLRQGLLDAMREFCEFRNLLPRGVKLTADDIWDRCAYVLSVKIQDPQFAGQTKERLSSRQCAAFVSGVVKDAFSLWLNERPQLAEQLAEVCIANAHRRMRASKKVVRKKIASGPALPGKLADCSQQDLNRTELFLVEGDSAGGSAKQARDRMFQAIMPLRGKILNTWEVSADQVLASQEVHDISVALGIDPDSDDLSGLRYGKICVLADADSDGLHIATLLCALFMKHFETLVRAGHVFIAMPPLYRIDLGKEVYYALDEAEKNSILDRLKGKRGKVNVQRFKGLGEMNPLQLRETTMDPNTRRLVQLTIDDDSETNEMMDMLLGKKRAEDRRHWLQSKGDMAEV, from the coding sequence ATGACAGATCAAAGCTATAACGCTGGAGCCATTGAGGTTCTTAATGGCCTTGAGCCAGTACGCCGCCGTCCCGGTATGTATACCGATACGGCTCGACCTAACCACTTAGGTCAAGAAGTTATCGATAACAGTGTCGATGAAGCATTGGCTGGACATGCCCGTAAAGTTGAAGTGATTCTTCATGCCGATCAATCATTAGAGGTGGTTGATGATGGTCGTGGTATGCCTGTTGATATTCACCCCGAAGAAGGTGTATCAGGGGTTGAACTTATTTTATGTAAGCTTCACGCCGGTGGTAAGTTTTCTGGTAAAAACTACCAATTTTCAGGTGGTTTACACGGGGTAGGCATCTCGGTTGTAAACGCCCTTTCTAAGCGTGTTGAAGTCACGGTAAAACGTGATGGTCAAGTGTATCAAATTGCCTTTGAAAATGGCGATAAAGTCTCAGAGCTTGAGGTGATAGGCACTTGTGGCCGTCGTGCAAAAGGCACACGAGTTCACTTTTGGCCAGATCCAAAATATTTCGACAGTGCCAAGTTCTCAGTTTCCCGCCTGAAGAGCAATCTAAAAGCTAAAGCAGTGTTATGCCCTGGTTTAGAAATTGTATTCACCAATAAAATCACTGATGAAACGATTCGTTGGTGCTATGAAGATGGCTTAAAAGACTACCTTGCTGAAGGTGTAAAAGGGTATACATTACTGCCAGAAGAACCATTTACTGGTGTGTTCAGTTCGCAAACAGAAGCCGCTGATTGGGCGCTGTTATGGCTACCTGAAGGTGGTGAATTGATCACTGAAAGTTATGTTAACTTGATCCCAACAGCGCAAGGGGGTACTCACGTTAACGGTTTACGCCAAGGCTTGTTAGATGCGATGCGTGAATTCTGTGAATTCCGTAATCTTCTGCCACGAGGTGTGAAATTAACGGCTGATGATATTTGGGATCGTTGTGCGTATGTCCTGTCGGTAAAAATTCAAGATCCACAATTTGCCGGTCAAACCAAAGAACGTTTATCGTCGCGTCAATGTGCGGCGTTTGTTTCTGGTGTGGTAAAAGATGCCTTTAGCTTATGGCTTAATGAACGTCCACAACTGGCAGAGCAATTAGCAGAAGTCTGTATTGCAAATGCGCACCGTCGTATGCGTGCAAGCAAAAAAGTGGTACGTAAGAAAATTGCATCAGGCCCTGCACTACCTGGTAAGTTAGCGGACTGTTCACAACAAGATCTTAATCGCACTGAATTATTCCTTGTCGAGGGTGACTCGGCGGGCGGCTCGGCGAAACAAGCTCGTGATCGTATGTTCCAAGCGATCATGCCACTTCGCGGTAAAATTTTAAATACGTGGGAAGTGTCTGCCGATCAAGTCCTTGCCTCTCAAGAAGTACATGATATTTCGGTTGCACTTGGTATTGATCCAGATAGTGATGATTTAAGTGGACTACGTTACGGTAAGATCTGCGTCCTTGCGGATGCGGACTCCGACGGTCTTCACATTGCTACCTTGTTGTGTGCGTTATTTATGAAGCACTTTGAAACCTTAGTACGTGCCGGACATGTGTTTATTGCGATGCCTCCTTTGTACCGTATCGATTTGGGTAAAGAAGTGTACTACGCCCTCGATGAAGCTGAGAAAAACAGTATTCTTGATCGCCTAAAAGGTAAGCGTGGCAAAGTTAACGTACAGCGATTTAAAGGTCTGGGTGAGATGAATCCATTGCAATTGCGTGAAACCACCATGGATCCTAATACTCGCCGTTTAGTGCAGTTAACGATTGATGACGACAGTGAAACCAACGAAATGATGGACATGCTACTTGGTAAGAAGCGTGCTGAAGATCGTCGTCACTGGCTGCAAAGCAAAGGCGATATGGCTGAAGTGTGA
- the parC gene encoding DNA topoisomerase IV subunit A — protein sequence MTDVSMDGVEQLPLRKFTEDAYLNYSMYVIMDRALPFIGDGLKPVQRRIIYAMSELGLSATAKYKKSARTVGDVLGKYHPHGDSACYEAMVLMAQPFSYRYPLVDGQGNWGAPDDPKSFAAMRYTESRLSRFSEVLLSELGQGTADWVPNFDGTMQEPKMLPARLPHILLNGVTGIAVGMATDIPPHNAREVANAAVHMIENPKADLDALMEFVQGPDYPTEAEIITSKADLKKVYKSGRGSIRMRAVWHKENGDIVITALPHQTSGAKLLEQIASQMRAKKLPMVEDLRDESDHENPTRIVIVPRSNRIDCEQLMNHLFASTDLEKSFRANLNMLGLDGRPQVKGLVEIIAEWLEYRRTTVRRRLQYRLDKVNARLHILEGLLAAYLNIDEVIEIIRNEEDPKAEFMSRFGLSAIQADAILEIKLRQLAKLEEIKIRAEQDELAKEREQLEKLLGSERRLNTLIKKEILADAEKYGDDRRSPLVEREEAKALTERDLIPSEAITVVLSEKGWIRHAKGHEVDPSTLNYKSGDSYLAHARGKSNQPAIFLGSDGRSYALESHSLPSARSQGEPITGRLNLTPGTNMRQVLMAEDDQIWLMASDAGYGFICKSTDMVSKNKSGKALLTVPENAAVLPPQPVADIENDQILAITNEGRMLLFPIKDLPQLGKGKGNKIINIPSARSKAREEFLSYLTVISADTHVTLYAGKRKLGLKPSDLDNFRGERGRRGAMLPRGLQRVTRMEIDSPNEQSSDIASE from the coding sequence ATGACTGATGTCTCAATGGATGGCGTTGAACAACTTCCTCTTAGGAAGTTTACTGAAGACGCTTATTTAAATTACTCCATGTATGTAATCATGGATCGTGCTTTACCGTTTATCGGTGATGGTCTTAAACCTGTACAGCGACGTATTATTTATGCGATGTCTGAGCTGGGTTTAAGTGCAACGGCAAAATATAAAAAATCAGCCCGTACCGTGGGTGATGTATTAGGTAAATATCACCCTCATGGTGATTCTGCCTGTTATGAAGCTATGGTATTAATGGCACAGCCTTTCTCTTACCGTTACCCGTTAGTTGACGGGCAAGGTAACTGGGGTGCGCCTGATGATCCTAAGTCATTTGCTGCGATGCGTTATACCGAATCTCGTTTATCACGCTTTTCTGAAGTGTTGCTGTCTGAATTAGGCCAAGGCACCGCAGATTGGGTACCAAACTTTGATGGTACAATGCAAGAGCCTAAGATGTTACCTGCACGTCTGCCGCATATTTTGCTTAATGGCGTAACGGGTATTGCTGTTGGTATGGCAACTGATATTCCACCGCACAATGCGCGTGAAGTTGCCAATGCAGCAGTACACATGATTGAAAATCCAAAGGCAGATCTTGATGCGCTAATGGAGTTTGTTCAAGGCCCTGATTACCCAACTGAAGCGGAAATCATTACCTCTAAAGCTGACTTAAAGAAAGTCTATAAGAGTGGCCGAGGCAGTATTAGAATGCGCGCGGTTTGGCACAAAGAAAACGGTGATATTGTTATTACCGCATTGCCACACCAAACGTCAGGTGCAAAACTGCTTGAGCAAATCGCTAGCCAAATGCGTGCGAAGAAATTGCCAATGGTTGAGGATTTACGTGACGAATCTGATCACGAAAACCCAACTCGCATTGTGATTGTGCCACGCTCTAACCGCATTGATTGCGAACAGTTGATGAATCACTTGTTTGCTTCAACGGATCTTGAAAAGAGCTTCCGTGCGAACTTGAACATGCTGGGTCTAGATGGTCGTCCACAAGTTAAAGGTTTAGTGGAGATTATTGCTGAATGGCTGGAATATCGCCGTACAACAGTACGTCGTCGTTTACAGTACCGTTTAGATAAAGTGAATGCACGCTTACATATCTTAGAAGGTTTACTGGCCGCTTACCTTAATATTGATGAAGTGATTGAGATCATCCGTAATGAGGAAGATCCAAAAGCAGAATTCATGTCACGTTTTGGTTTATCAGCGATTCAAGCAGACGCAATTTTAGAAATTAAACTGCGTCAGTTAGCCAAGCTTGAAGAAATTAAGATCCGTGCAGAACAAGACGAATTAGCCAAAGAGCGTGAGCAACTAGAAAAGTTACTTGGCTCTGAGCGTCGCTTAAATACATTAATTAAGAAAGAAATTCTCGCTGATGCTGAGAAGTACGGTGATGATCGCCGTTCGCCATTAGTTGAACGTGAAGAAGCGAAAGCATTAACTGAACGTGACTTGATCCCAAGTGAGGCGATCACCGTTGTGCTATCAGAGAAAGGCTGGATCCGTCATGCTAAAGGGCATGAGGTAGATCCAAGCACGCTAAACTATAAGTCGGGTGACAGTTACCTTGCGCATGCTCGCGGTAAGAGTAATCAGCCTGCGATTTTCTTAGGCTCTGATGGACGTAGCTATGCGTTAGAATCACATAGCTTGCCATCTGCGCGTAGCCAAGGTGAACCTATCACGGGGCGTTTAAATTTAACCCCAGGCACAAATATGCGCCAAGTGTTAATGGCAGAAGACGATCAAATTTGGTTAATGGCATCGGATGCAGGTTACGGATTTATCTGTAAGAGCACAGATATGGTATCGAAAAATAAGAGTGGTAAAGCCTTATTAACGGTACCTGAAAATGCTGCTGTGCTGCCGCCACAGCCTGTTGCTGATATTGAGAATGATCAGATATTAGCCATTACCAATGAAGGTCGAATGTTATTGTTCCCAATTAAAGATTTACCGCAACTGGGTAAAGGTAAGGGTAACAAGATCATCAACATTCCATCTGCACGTTCAAAAGCGCGTGAAGAATTCTTATCCTACTTAACGGTAATTAGTGCAGATACCCATGTCACTCTTTATGCGGGCAAACGTAAACTAGGATTGAAACCGTCGGATCTCGATAATTTCCGTGGTGAGCGTGGACGTCGAGGAGCGATGTTACCTCGAGGTCTACAGCGAGTAACACGGATGGAGATTGATTCACCAAACGAGCAATCTTCTGATATTGCATCGGAATAG
- a CDS encoding 1-acylglycerol-3-phosphate O-acyltransferase has product MIFVLRIFAIAIFAIVTFIFGCGYCLLSPRNPKHVYTFGRLFSKMSRVLGIKLEFRYAEGAEKVGSAIYIANHQNNYDLFTVSGAIMPRTVTVGKKSLVWLPLFGQLYWITGNILIDRANRSKAVGTIGQVVDKIKQNKVSVWMFPEGTRSRGRGLLPFKTGAFHAAIGANVPVVPIVCSSTEHVSLNRWNNGVVIVEVMKPISTDGLTKEDVRSLSSRCHDVMEEKLAELNAEASERSKR; this is encoded by the coding sequence ATGATTTTTGTTTTGCGGATATTTGCTATCGCAATTTTTGCTATTGTGACGTTTATTTTTGGTTGCGGATATTGTTTATTAAGCCCACGTAACCCTAAACACGTTTATACCTTTGGACGTTTGTTTAGCAAAATGTCACGTGTATTAGGGATCAAATTAGAGTTCCGATACGCAGAGGGTGCTGAAAAAGTAGGCTCTGCTATTTATATTGCGAACCACCAGAATAATTATGATCTTTTTACGGTTTCTGGTGCAATCATGCCTCGTACCGTTACCGTGGGTAAAAAAAGTTTAGTATGGTTACCGTTATTTGGTCAGCTATACTGGATCACGGGTAACATCTTAATTGATCGTGCAAACCGCAGCAAAGCAGTGGGTACCATAGGTCAAGTTGTCGATAAAATTAAGCAAAACAAAGTTTCAGTGTGGATGTTCCCTGAAGGCACTCGCTCTCGTGGTCGTGGTTTATTACCGTTTAAAACCGGTGCTTTTCATGCTGCAATTGGCGCGAATGTTCCCGTTGTACCGATTGTTTGTAGCTCAACGGAGCATGTCAGCTTAAATCGTTGGAATAACGGTGTAGTGATTGTTGAAGTGATGAAGCCGATTTCAACTGATGGCTTAACAAAAGAAGATGTTCGCAGTCTCTCTAGCCGTTGTCATGATGTCATGGAAGAAAAATTAGCAGAGCTTAATGCAGAAGCGAGTGAACGTAGTAAACGCTAA
- the idi gene encoding isopentenyl-diphosphate Delta-isomerase translates to MTEEYVVLVDSQGEFQGLQEKMAAHKQGALHLAFSVLLYRNTTSGREYLLHQRALHKYHSGGLWTNTCCSHPRQHESIEQAGIRRLAEEMGITEVTSLSDIGHFCYYAELDNQLFEHELDHVLVADAGEIKVVPNADEVMDYRWWSEEAIKQTLKTQPELFTAWFSQVFAFATK, encoded by the coding sequence ATGACTGAAGAATATGTAGTCTTGGTTGATAGCCAAGGTGAATTTCAAGGCTTACAAGAGAAAATGGCAGCACATAAACAAGGTGCTTTGCATTTGGCTTTTTCGGTTTTGTTATATCGAAATACCACGTCTGGTCGTGAATACTTACTTCATCAACGCGCGTTGCACAAATATCATAGTGGTGGATTGTGGACTAATACGTGTTGTTCACACCCTCGCCAACATGAGTCGATAGAGCAAGCTGGTATCCGACGTTTAGCAGAAGAAATGGGGATCACGGAAGTGACTTCGTTGTCTGATATTGGTCACTTCTGCTATTACGCAGAGCTTGATAACCAACTGTTTGAGCATGAGCTCGATCATGTGTTGGTGGCTGATGCTGGCGAGATAAAGGTTGTTCCTAACGCTGATGAAGTGATGGATTATCGCTGGTGGTCTGAAGAGGCGATTAAACAAACGCTAAAGACTCAGCCTGAGTTATTTACAGCATGGTTTAGTCAAGTGTTTGCTTTTGCCACTAAGTAA
- a CDS encoding RidA family protein — translation MTKVLHTEQAPAAIGPYVQGVDLGNMVLTSGQIPVNPATGEVPEEIAAQARQSLDNVKAVVESSGLQVSDIVKMTVFVKDLNDFAAVNEVYGSFFDEHNAPYPARSCVEVARLPKDVKIEIEAIAVRK, via the coding sequence ATGACTAAGGTTCTTCATACAGAGCAAGCTCCTGCAGCAATCGGTCCATACGTACAAGGTGTTGATCTTGGTAATATGGTGCTAACTTCAGGTCAGATCCCTGTAAACCCAGCAACAGGTGAAGTACCAGAAGAAATTGCAGCGCAAGCTCGCCAATCTTTAGACAATGTAAAAGCAGTCGTTGAATCTTCAGGTCTTCAGGTTTCTGACATTGTTAAGATGACTGTTTTTGTTAAAGATCTAAATGACTTCGCTGCCGTTAACGAAGTATATGGTAGCTTCTTTGATGAACATAACGCACCTTACCCAGCACGCTCTTGTGTTGAAGTTGCACGTTTACCAAAAGACGTAAAAATTGAAATTGAAGCAATTGCTGTTCGTAAATAA
- a CDS encoding arginine repressor, whose translation MNGHESPHGITSHYCEKNMTTVCKRLLQTHNFSTQDHIRDALIKEGFDDISQSTVSRLLTKLKIIKAPNVYGKRVYCVIETTNPTYIDSEIASQIEFVTHNKLVVVVKTHPGSAQLIARIIDLHPHQEILGTIAGNDTIMVAPCHIDRISDCEKAVCLSLGMI comes from the coding sequence ATGAATGGGCATGAATCCCCACACGGAATCACCAGTCATTATTGCGAAAAAAACATGACAACCGTTTGTAAACGATTATTACAAACGCACAATTTTTCAACTCAAGATCATATTCGCGACGCTCTAATTAAAGAGGGTTTTGATGATATCAGCCAATCTACCGTTTCACGTCTACTCACTAAGCTCAAAATAATAAAAGCACCGAATGTTTATGGTAAACGGGTGTATTGTGTTATTGAAACCACCAATCCTACATATATTGATTCTGAGATCGCTTCACAAATTGAATTTGTTACTCATAATAAATTAGTGGTTGTTGTTAAAACCCACCCAGGCTCTGCACAACTCATCGCAAGAATTATTGACCTTCATCCGCATCAAGAGATTTTAGGAACCATAGCTGGCAATGACACTATTATGGTTGCACCTTGTCATATTGATCGGATCAGTGATTGTGAAAAAGCCGTTTGTCTAAGCCTTGGTATGATATAA
- the pyrI gene encoding aspartate carbamoyltransferase regulatory subunit, with translation MSKETQLKVEAIKNGTVIDHIPAHVGIKVLKLFSMDNSNQRVTIGLNLPSSALGAKDLIKIENVFINEDQANQLALYAPKATVNQIENYEVVKKLNVSLPDFISAVFKCPNTNCISHGEPVSSGFKVLTKKADIQLKCKYCEKVFSREIVTECNA, from the coding sequence ATGTCTAAAGAAACCCAACTTAAAGTTGAAGCAATCAAAAACGGCACTGTTATCGACCATATTCCTGCGCATGTAGGTATCAAGGTACTTAAACTATTTAGTATGGATAACTCGAACCAACGAGTGACAATTGGTTTGAACCTGCCTTCATCAGCCCTTGGTGCAAAAGATCTGATCAAGATTGAAAATGTCTTTATCAATGAAGATCAAGCTAACCAACTGGCATTGTATGCACCGAAAGCAACCGTTAACCAAATTGAAAATTATGAAGTAGTAAAGAAGCTTAACGTATCATTACCTGACTTTATTAGTGCGGTATTTAAGTGTCCAAACACTAATTGTATTTCACACGGTGAGCCAGTAAGTAGTGGCTTTAAGGTACTGACTAAAAAAGCGGATATTCAACTTAAATGTAAATACTGCGAAAAAGTTTTCTCTCGTGAAATCGTGACAGAGTGCAACGCATAA
- the pyrB gene encoding aspartate carbamoyltransferase produces the protein MANSLFKKHIISIPELSRAELELIIQTAGQLKADPNPELLKNKVIASCFFEPSTRTRLSFETAIQRLGGTVVGFDSAGNTSLANKGETLSDSVQVITSYVDAFVMRHPQEGAARLASEFSNGIPVINGGDGANQHPTQTLLDLFTIYETQGTLDNINIAFVGDLKYGRTVHSLTQALSKFENVKFFFIAPEVLAMPDYICEELDDAGIAYSLHNDMEDVIPELDILYMTRVQKERFDESEYAHMKAAYILTAKMLEGARDNLKVLHPLPRVDEITVDVDKTKHAYFFQQAENGVYARQALLALVLNENL, from the coding sequence ATGGCTAATTCGCTGTTTAAAAAGCATATTATTTCCATCCCAGAGCTTAGTCGCGCAGAGCTTGAATTAATTATCCAAACCGCAGGACAATTGAAAGCCGATCCTAATCCTGAACTGCTCAAAAACAAAGTGATTGCAAGTTGCTTCTTTGAGCCATCAACCCGTACCCGACTATCATTTGAAACCGCCATTCAACGTTTAGGTGGTACTGTGGTGGGGTTTGATAGTGCAGGTAATACGTCTCTAGCGAACAAAGGCGAAACGCTCTCTGATTCAGTTCAAGTGATTACTTCATATGTTGACGCTTTCGTTATGCGTCACCCTCAAGAAGGCGCTGCTCGCTTGGCTTCTGAATTCTCTAACGGTATTCCTGTTATCAATGGTGGTGATGGTGCAAACCAACACCCAACGCAGACCCTTTTAGATCTGTTCACCATCTACGAAACCCAAGGCACGTTAGATAATATTAATATAGCTTTTGTTGGCGACTTAAAATACGGACGTACGGTTCACTCGTTAACCCAAGCCTTATCTAAATTTGAGAACGTAAAATTCTTCTTCATCGCGCCAGAGGTACTCGCGATGCCTGACTATATTTGTGAAGAGTTAGATGACGCAGGTATTGCTTATAGCCTTCATAATGATATGGAAGATGTGATCCCTGAGCTTGATATCCTTTATATGACGCGAGTACAAAAAGAACGTTTTGATGAATCAGAATACGCCCATATGAAAGCGGCTTATATCTTAACGGCGAAGATGCTAGAAGGCGCACGTGACAACTTAAAAGTGCTGCATCCACTGCCACGTGTTGATGAAATTACCGTGGATGTTGATAAAACTAAGCATGCTTACTTCTTCCAGCAAGCAGAAAATGGTGTTTACGCACGTCAGGCGCTATTAGCCCTAGTTCTTAACGAAAACTTATAA